From a region of the Enterobacter sp. JBIWA008 genome:
- a CDS encoding non-oxidative hydroxyarylic acid decarboxylases subunit C has translation MAFDDLRSFLQALDEQGQLLKIEEEVNAEPDLAAAANATGRIGDGAPALWFDNIRGFTDARVVMNTIGSWQNHAISMGLPANTPVKKQIDEFIRRWDKFPIAPERRANPAWAQNTVDGEDINLFDILPLFRLNDGDGGFYLDKACVVSRDPLDPDHFGKQNVGIYRMEVKGKRKLGLQPVPMHDIALHLHKAEERGEDLPIAITLGNDPIITLMGATPLKYDQSEYEMAGALRESPYPIATAPLTGFDVPWGSEVILEGVIEGRKREIEGPFGEFTGHYSGGRNMTVVRIDKVSYRSKPIFESLYLGMPWTEIDYLMGPATCVPLYQQLKAEFPEVQAVNAMYTHGLLAIISTKKRYGGFARAVGLRAMTTPHGLGYVKMVIMVDEDVDPFNLPQVMWALSSKVNPAGDLVQLPNMSVLELDPGSSPAGITDKLIIDATTPVAPDTRGHYSQPVQDLPETKAWAEKLTAMLAARQ, from the coding sequence ATGGCATTTGATGATTTGAGAAGCTTCCTGCAGGCGCTCGATGAGCAAGGGCAACTGCTGAAAATTGAGGAAGAGGTGAACGCTGAGCCGGATCTGGCGGCGGCAGCCAACGCAACCGGCCGCATTGGCGACGGCGCGCCCGCGCTGTGGTTCGACAACATTCGCGGGTTTACCGATGCCCGCGTGGTGATGAACACCATTGGCTCCTGGCAAAATCACGCCATTTCGATGGGGCTGCCTGCGAACACGCCGGTGAAAAAGCAGATCGACGAGTTTATTCGCCGCTGGGATAAATTCCCGATTGCGCCAGAGCGCCGCGCCAACCCGGCCTGGGCGCAGAATACGGTGGATGGTGAAGACATTAACCTGTTCGATATTCTGCCGCTGTTCCGTCTAAACGATGGCGACGGTGGTTTTTATCTCGATAAAGCGTGCGTCGTCTCGCGCGACCCTCTCGATCCGGATCACTTTGGCAAGCAGAACGTTGGCATCTACCGAATGGAAGTGAAGGGCAAGCGCAAGCTCGGCCTGCAGCCGGTACCGATGCACGATATCGCCCTGCATCTGCACAAAGCGGAAGAGCGCGGTGAAGACCTGCCGATTGCCATTACCCTCGGCAACGATCCGATCATTACGCTGATGGGGGCGACGCCGCTGAAATACGATCAGTCGGAGTATGAAATGGCCGGCGCGCTGCGTGAAAGCCCTTACCCGATTGCCACAGCGCCTCTGACCGGCTTCGACGTGCCGTGGGGTTCTGAAGTGATCCTGGAAGGGGTGATTGAAGGCCGTAAACGCGAAATTGAAGGGCCGTTCGGCGAGTTTACCGGGCACTACTCCGGTGGTCGTAACATGACGGTTGTGCGTATCGACAAAGTTTCTTACCGCTCAAAACCGATTTTCGAATCCCTTTATCTCGGTATGCCGTGGACCGAGATTGATTATCTGATGGGGCCGGCCACCTGCGTGCCGCTCTACCAGCAGCTGAAAGCGGAATTCCCGGAAGTGCAGGCGGTGAACGCGATGTACACCCATGGTCTGCTGGCGATTATCTCCACCAAAAAACGCTACGGCGGTTTTGCCCGCGCGGTGGGTTTACGCGCCATGACCACGCCGCACGGTCTGGGCTACGTGAAGATGGTAATTATGGTGGATGAGGATGTCGATCCGTTCAACCTTCCGCAGGTGATGTGGGCGCTGTCGTCGAAAGTGAACCCGGCAGGGGATCTGGTGCAACTGCCGAACATGTCGGTCCTTGAACTCGATCCTGGCTCCAGCCCGGCGGGCATTACCGACAAACTGATTATCGATGCCACCACGCCTGTCGCGCCGGACACCCGGGGTCATTACAGCCAGCCGGTACAGGATCTGCCTGAAACCAAAGCCTGGGCTGAAAAACTGACCGCGATGCTGGCAGCACGCCAATAA
- a CDS encoding SymE family type I addiction module toxin encodes MQDIAINKPYRHLTVGYFRKRHEDRNTKIPKRYSVHAALSLKGDWLEQAGFTTHSRVRVGVEHGKIVIELMAEDAS; translated from the coding sequence ATGCAAGACATCGCTATCAACAAACCCTATCGCCATTTAACAGTGGGATATTTCAGAAAGCGCCATGAAGACCGCAATACCAAGATACCTAAGCGTTACAGCGTACATGCGGCGCTGAGCTTAAAAGGTGACTGGCTTGAACAGGCGGGGTTTACCACCCATTCCCGAGTCAGGGTTGGCGTAGAGCATGGAAAAATTGTCATCGAATTAATGGCGGAAGATGCCTCGTAA
- a CDS encoding ABC transporter substrate-binding protein — protein sequence MKKVICALGLAVASVSSALATTYPLTIENCGYRETFTKAPERVVALGQNTVEILLLLGLEDKVKASAFWPTKVLPQLAEQNAKIKTLTVEIPTLESVLAQNPDFVPAQSPLLLGPESKVAKRDDLMTLGVNSYVSPGMCATKKATGDMYGSRQKLWDMTYLYKEIEDFAKIFNVEDRGQAVIADFKKREADLRKEFGKSKKDLSFVFWFSSSSPSADAYVGGKNSPSGFIASLMGGHNAITSETEWPTVGWESIIAANPDVIVVSSLDRNRWALDNAQEKIKFLKSDPAVSQLDAVKKDHIVVMDGQAMNPTIRTIYGAEQVGEQLRKLGLN from the coding sequence ATGAAGAAGGTCATCTGCGCGTTAGGCCTGGCGGTTGCGTCGGTCAGTTCTGCTCTGGCAACCACATATCCTCTGACCATTGAGAACTGTGGCTATAGAGAGACATTTACCAAAGCGCCGGAACGCGTCGTGGCTCTGGGTCAGAATACCGTCGAAATTTTGCTCCTGCTGGGGCTGGAAGATAAGGTGAAGGCCAGCGCCTTCTGGCCGACGAAAGTGTTGCCGCAGCTCGCGGAACAGAACGCAAAAATCAAAACCCTGACGGTCGAAATCCCTACCCTTGAATCCGTTCTTGCGCAAAATCCTGACTTTGTCCCGGCGCAGTCGCCCCTGCTGCTGGGGCCGGAAAGCAAGGTCGCAAAACGCGACGATCTGATGACCCTGGGCGTGAACAGCTACGTGTCGCCGGGCATGTGCGCGACCAAAAAAGCCACCGGCGATATGTACGGCAGCCGCCAGAAACTGTGGGATATGACGTATCTCTATAAAGAGATTGAGGATTTCGCCAAAATCTTTAACGTTGAAGACCGCGGTCAGGCCGTTATTGCCGATTTCAAAAAACGCGAGGCCGACCTGCGTAAGGAATTCGGCAAGAGTAAAAAAGACCTTTCGTTTGTTTTCTGGTTCTCCAGTTCGTCCCCTTCTGCAGACGCCTACGTCGGCGGTAAAAATAGCCCCTCCGGGTTTATCGCGAGCCTGATGGGCGGGCATAACGCCATCACCTCCGAGACCGAATGGCCAACCGTGGGCTGGGAAAGCATTATTGCCGCCAATCCGGATGTGATTGTGGTCTCCAGCCTCGACCGCAACCGCTGGGCGCTGGATAACGCGCAAGAGAAAATCAAATTCCTGAAAAGCGATCCGGCCGTCAGCCAGCTGGACGCGGTGAAAAAAGATCATATCGTGGTGATGGACGGTCAGGCCATGAACCCGACGATCCGCACGATTTACGGGGCTGAGCAGGTCGGCGAACAGCTCAGAAAGCTGGGGCTGAACTGA
- a CDS encoding MarR family transcriptional regulator, with protein sequence MELRQEAFHLLRQLFQQHTAQWQHALPELTKPQYAVMRSIAEHPGIEQVALTEVAVSTKATLAEMLSRMEARGLVKREHDPADKRRRFVFLTQEGEALLADCKPVGNEVDEAFLGRLTQAERDQFSALIKKMMHG encoded by the coding sequence ATGGAACTAAGACAAGAGGCGTTCCACCTGTTACGTCAGCTTTTTCAACAGCATACCGCGCAATGGCAGCATGCATTACCGGAACTGACCAAGCCGCAGTATGCGGTAATGCGCTCCATTGCCGAGCATCCGGGCATTGAACAGGTGGCATTGACCGAAGTGGCGGTCAGCACGAAAGCGACCCTGGCGGAAATGCTGAGCCGCATGGAGGCGCGCGGGCTGGTCAAACGCGAGCACGACCCTGCGGATAAGCGGCGCCGGTTTGTCTTCCTGACGCAAGAAGGTGAAGCCCTGCTTGCAGACTGTAAGCCGGTTGGCAACGAGGTGGATGAGGCGTTTTTAGGGCGTCTGACTCAAGCCGAGCGGGACCAATTCTCTGCCCTCATCAAAAAGATGATGCACGGTTAA
- the mutS gene encoding DNA mismatch repair protein MutS, which yields MSTLDNFDAHTPMMQQYLKLKAQHPEILLFYRMGDFYELFYDDAKRASQLLDISLTKRGASAGEPIPMAGIPHHAVENYLAKLVNQGESVAICEQIGDPATSKGPVERKVVRIVTPGTISDEALLQERQDNLLAALWQDGKGFGYATLDISSGRFRLSEPADRETMAAELQRTNPAELLYAEDFAEMALIEGRRGLRRRPLWEFEIDTARQQLNLQFGTRDLIGFGVENAPRGLCAAGCLLQYVKDTQRTSLPHIRSITMERQQDSIIMDAATRRNLEITQNLAGGVENTLASVLDSTVTPMGSRMLKRWLHMPIRDTDTLVCRQQTIAALQDRYTELQPVLRQVGDLERILARLALRTARPRDLARMRHAFQQLPGLRAQLSDVDSAPVQKLRETMGEFTELRELLERAIIDAPPVLVRDGGVIAPGYNEELDEWRALADGAADYLDKLEIRERERLGLDTLKVGYNAVHGYYIQISRGQSHLAPIHYVRRQTLKNAERYIIPELKEYEDKVLTSKGKALALEKQLYDELFDMLMPHLADLQLSASALAELDVLVNLAERAETLNYTCPTFTDKPGIRITEGRHPVVEQVLNEPFIANPLSLSPQRRMLIITGPNMGGKSTYMRQTALIALLAYIGSYVPAQNVEIGPIDRIFTRVGAADDLASGRSTFMVEMTETANILHNATEHSLVLMDEVGRGTSTYDGLSLAWACAESLANKIKAMTLFATHYFELTQLPEKMEGVANVHLDALEHGDTIAFMHTVQDGAASKSYGLAVAALAGVPKEVIKRARQKLRELESLSPNAAATQIDGTQMSLLVPAEETSPAVEALENLDPDSLTPRQALEWIYRLKSLV from the coding sequence ATGAGCACACTCGACAATTTCGACGCACATACGCCGATGATGCAGCAGTATCTGAAGCTGAAGGCACAGCATCCGGAAATCTTGCTGTTTTACCGTATGGGCGATTTTTACGAGCTGTTTTATGACGATGCTAAGCGGGCATCGCAGCTGCTCGACATCTCGCTGACCAAACGTGGCGCATCGGCGGGCGAGCCCATCCCGATGGCAGGTATCCCGCACCACGCGGTAGAAAACTACCTGGCGAAACTGGTGAATCAGGGTGAGTCCGTCGCAATCTGCGAACAGATCGGCGATCCGGCGACCTCAAAAGGCCCGGTAGAACGCAAAGTCGTACGCATCGTCACGCCCGGCACCATCAGTGATGAAGCCCTGTTACAGGAGCGCCAGGATAACCTGCTGGCAGCGCTGTGGCAGGACGGCAAAGGGTTTGGCTACGCGACGCTGGACATTAGCTCCGGGCGTTTTCGTCTGAGTGAACCAGCCGATCGTGAAACGATGGCAGCCGAACTGCAGCGCACCAACCCGGCAGAATTGCTCTATGCCGAAGATTTCGCCGAAATGGCGTTGATTGAAGGTCGTCGCGGGTTGCGCCGTCGTCCGCTGTGGGAATTCGAAATTGACACCGCGCGCCAGCAGCTGAATCTGCAGTTTGGCACTCGAGATCTGATTGGCTTTGGCGTTGAAAATGCCCCGCGCGGGCTGTGTGCGGCAGGTTGCCTCCTGCAGTACGTGAAAGATACCCAGCGCACCTCCCTGCCGCATATCCGCTCTATCACCATGGAGCGCCAGCAGGACAGCATCATCATGGATGCCGCCACGCGCCGTAACCTGGAGATCACGCAGAACCTGGCGGGTGGCGTAGAAAATACGCTTGCGTCGGTCCTCGACAGTACGGTGACACCAATGGGCAGCCGCATGCTGAAACGCTGGCTGCATATGCCGATCCGCGATACCGATACGCTGGTTTGCCGTCAGCAGACGATTGCTGCGTTGCAGGATCGCTATACCGAACTGCAGCCGGTCCTGCGCCAGGTGGGCGATCTGGAGCGTATCCTTGCCCGTCTGGCGCTGCGAACAGCACGACCACGCGACCTCGCGCGGATGCGTCATGCTTTCCAGCAGCTGCCGGGACTGCGTGCGCAGTTGAGTGACGTTGACAGCGCACCGGTACAGAAACTCCGCGAAACCATGGGCGAGTTTACCGAGCTTCGCGAACTGCTGGAGCGCGCCATTATCGATGCGCCTCCGGTTCTGGTGCGTGATGGCGGCGTGATTGCCCCAGGGTACAACGAAGAGTTGGACGAATGGCGCGCGCTGGCCGATGGTGCGGCGGACTACCTCGACAAGCTGGAAATACGCGAGCGCGAACGTCTCGGGCTCGACACCCTGAAAGTGGGGTATAACGCGGTACACGGTTACTATATTCAAATCAGCCGCGGGCAGAGCCACCTGGCGCCGATTCACTACGTGCGTCGCCAGACGTTGAAAAACGCCGAACGCTACATCATTCCCGAGCTGAAAGAGTACGAAGACAAAGTCCTCACCTCGAAAGGGAAAGCGCTGGCGCTGGAAAAACAGCTTTATGACGAGCTGTTCGACATGCTGATGCCACACCTGGCCGACCTGCAGCTGAGCGCCAGCGCGCTCGCAGAGCTGGACGTGCTGGTGAACCTGGCAGAACGCGCGGAAACGCTGAACTACACCTGCCCAACCTTTACCGACAAGCCCGGCATTCGCATCACTGAAGGCCGTCACCCGGTGGTCGAGCAGGTGCTGAACGAACCGTTCATCGCCAACCCGCTGAGCCTGTCACCCCAGAGAAGAATGTTGATCATTACCGGTCCGAACATGGGCGGTAAAAGTACCTATATGCGTCAGACGGCGCTGATTGCCCTGCTTGCCTATATCGGCAGCTACGTCCCGGCGCAAAACGTGGAGATTGGTCCCATCGACCGTATCTTTACCCGCGTCGGGGCTGCGGACGATCTGGCGAGCGGTCGTTCAACCTTCATGGTCGAGATGACCGAAACGGCAAACATTCTGCATAACGCGACGGAGCACAGCCTGGTGCTGATGGACGAAGTCGGACGCGGAACGTCAACCTATGATGGTCTGTCGCTGGCATGGGCCTGTGCGGAAAGCCTCGCGAATAAAATCAAGGCCATGACGCTGTTCGCCACCCACTACTTCGAACTGACGCAGCTGCCGGAGAAAATGGAAGGGGTTGCTAACGTCCACCTTGATGCGCTGGAACACGGCGACACCATTGCCTTCATGCACACGGTGCAGGATGGCGCGGCGAGCAAGAGCTATGGTCTGGCCGTCGCGGCGCTGGCCGGTGTACCGAAAGAGGTGATCAAGCGCGCGCGTCAGAAACTGCGTGAGCTGGAAAGCCTGTCACCGAACGCGGCGGCGACGCAGATTGATGGCACGCAGATGTCGCTTCTGGTACCTGCAGAAGAGACGTCGCCAGCCGTGGAAGCGCTGGAGAACCTCGACCCGGATTCACTGACGCCGCGTCAGGCGCTGGAGTGGATTTATCGGTTGAAGAGTCTGGTTTAG
- a CDS encoding MFS transporter — protein sequence MPLRPATTLWPPVLLGSQFVFNIGFYAVVPFLAIFLRDDMLLSGGLIGLILGLRTFSQQGMFIVGGALSDRFGAKVVILNGCIVRVSGYLLLAFGESLWPIILGACLTGVGGALFSPSIEALLAKAGTQSEAKGKRSRAEWFALFAVCGELGAVLGPVAGALLTGLGFRQVALAGAGVFIIALVVLYFCLPAVGHRSQTLKIQPWWTTFRQPRFVAFIIAYSSWLLSYNQLYLALPVEIQRSGGNEKDLGPLFMLASILFITLQLPLARFARRVGAVSILPVGFLLLSAAFASVATFAPMTPPEGWLRLLPSVCFVTLLTLGQMLLVPSAKDLIPRFAEESTLGAHYGALATAGGVAVLTGNLLFGSLLDRALVPSTQAMLPWLLLALFPLCSALAMNVICRPLRS from the coding sequence ATGCCCCTTCGCCCTGCCACCACGCTCTGGCCGCCCGTGTTACTGGGTAGCCAGTTTGTTTTTAACATTGGCTTTTACGCCGTTGTTCCCTTTCTGGCGATATTCCTGCGCGACGACATGCTGCTCTCCGGCGGGCTGATCGGCCTGATCCTGGGCCTGCGTACCTTCTCCCAGCAGGGGATGTTTATCGTCGGCGGTGCACTCTCGGACCGGTTTGGCGCGAAAGTGGTTATCCTGAACGGCTGTATTGTTCGTGTTTCAGGTTATCTGCTGCTGGCCTTCGGGGAATCGCTGTGGCCGATTATTCTGGGCGCGTGTCTGACGGGCGTGGGCGGCGCGTTATTCTCCCCCTCGATTGAGGCACTGCTCGCAAAAGCAGGCACTCAAAGCGAGGCGAAAGGCAAACGAAGCCGCGCGGAGTGGTTTGCGCTCTTTGCCGTCTGCGGAGAACTCGGCGCGGTGCTGGGCCCGGTTGCTGGCGCCCTGCTCACCGGCCTGGGTTTTCGTCAGGTGGCGCTGGCGGGGGCAGGCGTCTTTATCATTGCGTTAGTGGTGCTCTACTTTTGCCTGCCTGCTGTTGGCCACCGTTCACAGACGCTGAAAATACAGCCCTGGTGGACAACGTTCCGCCAGCCGCGCTTTGTCGCCTTTATCATTGCCTACAGCTCATGGCTGCTAAGTTATAACCAGCTTTATCTGGCGCTGCCGGTAGAGATCCAGCGCTCCGGCGGTAACGAGAAAGATCTCGGCCCGCTTTTTATGCTGGCCTCCATTCTGTTCATCACCTTACAGCTGCCGCTGGCGCGGTTTGCCCGTCGCGTGGGCGCAGTGAGTATTCTGCCGGTGGGATTTTTGCTGCTTTCGGCCGCCTTTGCGAGCGTGGCGACGTTCGCACCGATGACGCCGCCGGAAGGCTGGCTGCGCTTGCTGCCTTCTGTCTGCTTTGTCACGCTGTTGACGCTGGGACAAATGCTGCTGGTGCCATCGGCTAAAGATCTGATCCCTCGGTTTGCGGAGGAATCTACGCTCGGTGCGCACTACGGCGCACTCGCCACCGCTGGCGGAGTCGCAGTACTGACGGGGAATTTGCTGTTTGGCAGTCTGCTGGATCGCGCCCTGGTGCCCTCCACGCAGGCGATGTTACCCTGGCTGCTGCTGGCCCTCTTCCCGCTCTGCAGCGCGCTGGCCATGAACGTGATTTGCCGCCCGCTCAGAAGCTGA
- a CDS encoding iron chelate uptake ABC transporter family permease subunit: protein MTTAVLQARQSLVLTTSGLLALVLLFLAIALSVSVGELSIPLDNVFYAISNKMGLTDVPLTRIYESVIWDFRLSRALVAACCGAGLAICGAVLQSLLKNALAEPYVLGVSAGASTGAVSVVVLGIGTGAVSLSAGAFAGAFAAFAFVAFLTNGARGGNERTILAGVAASQLFNAITAYTISTSASAQQARDVMFWLLGSFSGVRWPEFQLALVVVLIGLAICLYYSRALDAFTFGDDAAASLGIAVPWVRLTLFTTTALITATIVSMAGSIGFVGLVVPHVMRFLFGPLHRTLLVASALAGAILMVLADIASRMLIAPQSLPVGVVTALVGVPFFAVIIYRSRNK from the coding sequence ATGACAACCGCCGTTCTTCAGGCCCGGCAGAGCCTGGTTCTGACGACCTCGGGTTTGCTCGCTCTGGTCCTGTTATTTCTGGCGATCGCGCTGAGCGTCAGCGTCGGCGAGCTGTCCATCCCGCTGGATAACGTGTTTTACGCCATCAGCAATAAAATGGGGCTCACCGATGTTCCGCTCACTCGTATCTATGAGAGCGTCATCTGGGACTTTCGCCTGAGCCGCGCGCTGGTGGCGGCCTGCTGCGGTGCGGGGCTGGCCATCTGCGGTGCCGTATTGCAGAGCCTGCTGAAGAACGCGCTGGCGGAACCTTACGTGCTCGGCGTGTCCGCGGGCGCGTCGACCGGGGCGGTTTCTGTCGTCGTATTGGGGATCGGTACCGGGGCGGTGTCGCTCTCTGCCGGTGCTTTTGCCGGGGCGTTCGCCGCGTTTGCGTTTGTCGCGTTTCTGACGAACGGCGCGCGCGGCGGGAATGAACGTACTATTCTGGCAGGCGTTGCCGCCTCGCAGCTTTTCAACGCCATTACCGCCTACACCATCAGCACCTCCGCCAGTGCCCAGCAGGCACGCGACGTGATGTTCTGGCTGCTGGGCAGCTTCAGCGGCGTACGCTGGCCTGAATTCCAGCTGGCACTGGTCGTCGTGCTGATTGGGTTAGCCATTTGCCTCTACTATTCCCGTGCGCTGGATGCCTTTACGTTCGGTGACGACGCCGCGGCGTCGCTGGGCATTGCCGTTCCCTGGGTTCGCCTGACGCTCTTTACCACTACCGCGCTGATTACCGCGACGATTGTCAGCATGGCGGGCTCAATCGGCTTTGTCGGGCTGGTGGTGCCGCACGTGATGCGTTTCCTTTTCGGGCCGCTGCACCGCACGCTGCTGGTTGCCAGCGCGCTGGCAGGGGCGATCCTGATGGTGCTGGCTGATATCGCCTCGCGCATGCTGATTGCGCCGCAAAGCCTGCCCGTCGGCGTGGTCACCGCGCTGGTTGGCGTCCCCTTCTTTGCCGTGATTATCTACCGTTCAAGGAATAAGTGA
- a CDS encoding non-oxidative hydroxyarylic acid decarboxylases subunit D, whose product MICPRCADEHIEVMATSPVKGVWTVYQCQHCLYTWRDTEPLRRTSREHYPEAFRMTQKDIDDAPQVPTIPPLL is encoded by the coding sequence ATGATTTGTCCACGTTGTGCCGATGAGCATATTGAAGTGATGGCGACGTCGCCGGTGAAAGGGGTCTGGACCGTTTACCAGTGCCAGCATTGTTTGTATACCTGGCGCGATACCGAACCGCTGCGTCGTACCAGTCGTGAGCATTACCCGGAAGCGTTCCGCATGACGCAGAAGGATATTGATGACGCGCCGCAGGTGCCGACGATCCCTCCGTTGCTATAA
- a CDS encoding ABC transporter ATP-binding protein, which translates to MSICAENITWKVGKKVIVNDVSLKVSRGETVGLLGPNGCGKSSLLRILAGLRRPDAGRVTLDGQDITRIAKKQLARRVAFVEQHGMTDANMRVRDVVKLGRIPHHSAFSNWSKHDDETVTAALQRVDMQDKNDQGWLSLSGGERQRVHIARALAQTPTEILLDEPTNHLDIHHQMQLMQLISELPVTSIVAIHDLNHASMFCDSLIVMQKGQIVATGTPQDILSESLLWDVFRVKTKIEISPFHGKKHIHFIV; encoded by the coding sequence ATGAGCATCTGCGCGGAAAATATTACCTGGAAGGTCGGAAAAAAAGTCATCGTTAATGACGTCTCGCTGAAGGTGTCACGGGGCGAAACGGTAGGACTGCTTGGCCCTAACGGCTGCGGTAAATCGTCTCTATTACGTATCCTCGCGGGGCTGCGTCGCCCTGACGCTGGCCGCGTCACCCTGGACGGCCAGGACATTACCCGCATCGCCAAAAAGCAGCTTGCCCGCCGGGTCGCCTTCGTGGAGCAGCACGGCATGACTGACGCCAATATGCGCGTTCGCGACGTGGTGAAACTTGGACGTATACCGCACCACTCCGCCTTTTCCAACTGGAGCAAGCACGATGATGAGACCGTCACCGCCGCTCTGCAACGTGTGGATATGCAGGATAAAAATGACCAGGGCTGGCTGAGCCTCTCCGGCGGTGAGCGTCAGCGCGTACATATTGCCCGCGCGCTGGCCCAGACCCCGACGGAAATCCTGCTGGATGAACCGACCAACCACCTGGACATTCATCATCAGATGCAGCTGATGCAGCTGATCAGCGAATTACCGGTCACCAGCATTGTCGCTATCCACGATCTCAATCACGCCTCGATGTTCTGCGACTCGCTGATAGTCATGCAGAAAGGGCAAATTGTAGCGACGGGGACACCGCAGGACATCTTATCCGAGTCGTTGCTCTGGGATGTTTTCCGGGTCAAAACCAAAATCGAGATCTCGCCGTTCCATGGCAAAAAGCACATCCACTTTATCGTTTAG
- a CDS encoding nitrous oxide-stimulated promoter family protein encodes MPGKRISREKETIAKMIALYQKQCPQASAVEGHYQALNAYADKRLDKCVFGEEKPACKQCPVHCYQPAKREEMKQVMRWTGPRMLWRHPILTVRHLMDDRRPVPELPEKYRPKK; translated from the coding sequence ATGCCCGGTAAACGAATTTCACGCGAAAAAGAGACCATCGCGAAAATGATCGCGCTGTATCAGAAGCAGTGTCCTCAGGCCTCTGCGGTAGAGGGGCACTATCAGGCGCTAAATGCCTATGCCGATAAGCGCCTGGATAAATGCGTTTTCGGGGAGGAAAAGCCCGCCTGTAAACAGTGTCCGGTCCACTGCTACCAGCCTGCGAAACGCGAAGAGATGAAGCAGGTTATGCGCTGGACAGGCCCGCGTATGCTCTGGCGTCACCCCATTCTGACCGTCCGTCATCTGATGGATGACCGTCGTCCCGTACCGGAACTGCCGGAAAAGTATCGTCCGAAAAAGTGA
- a CDS encoding non-oxidative hydroxyarylic acid decarboxylases subunit B: protein MRLIVGMTGATGAPLGVALLQALREMPEVETHLVMSKWAKTTIELETPYTAQDVAALADVVHSPADQAATISSGSFRTDGMIVIPCSMKTLAGIRAGYAEGLVGRAADVVLKEGRKLVLVPRETPLSTIHLENMLALSRMGVAMVPPMPAYYNHPQTADDITQHIVTRVLDQFGLEHKKARRWNGLREAKHFSQENKDGI from the coding sequence ATGAGATTGATAGTAGGAATGACGGGGGCAACGGGCGCGCCGCTTGGCGTGGCGCTGCTGCAGGCGCTACGGGAAATGCCGGAGGTGGAGACCCACCTGGTGATGTCGAAGTGGGCAAAAACCACCATTGAGCTGGAAACGCCTTACACCGCGCAGGACGTTGCTGCGCTGGCTGATGTTGTCCACAGCCCGGCTGACCAGGCCGCCACCATCTCCTCCGGTTCGTTTCGTACCGACGGCATGATCGTCATTCCCTGCAGCATGAAAACGCTGGCCGGGATCCGCGCGGGCTATGCCGAAGGGCTGGTGGGCCGTGCGGCTGATGTGGTGCTGAAAGAGGGGCGCAAGCTGGTGCTGGTGCCCCGCGAAACGCCGCTCAGCACCATTCATCTGGAAAACATGCTTGCGCTTTCCCGCATGGGCGTGGCGATGGTGCCGCCCATGCCTGCGTACTACAACCATCCGCAAACCGCCGATGACATCACCCAGCATATCGTGACGCGCGTGCTCGACCAGTTTGGCCTGGAGCATAAAAAGGCGCGCCGCTGGAACGGATTGCGGGAGGCGAAACATTTTTCACAGGAGAATAAAGATGGCATTTGA